CCGGCGCGGCGGTGCTCGACCTGAGCATAGGCGCGGCCGGGCTGCACGGCGGCGCGTGGGCGTCGCCCGGCGGGCTGCGTGCGGCAATTGCGCAGCAGGCCGGCGCGCAGGCGGGGCTGGGCCGCTATGCCGAGGTGCGCCTGCCCTACGCCGCGCCCGGCCCCGACGAGCCGTGTGCGCTGCACCTGGGCGCCGATCTGTGTGTGCCGGCGGGTACGCCGGTATCCGCACCACTCGGCGGCATAGTCGAGCAGGTGAGCGCCGACGAGATCATCCTGCGCCACCAGCCGGCTGATGCGATCATGTTTTTTACCCGCTACGCGCGCGTGCGGCCGGCCGCGCAGCTGGTGGCGGGCGCGGCGGTTGCGGCCGGCCAGCCGATTGCGCGCGTGGCCACAGCCAGCCCAGATCTGCCGCTGCCCGCGCACGTACACCTGCAGATCGGCTGCGAGCCGCCAGGCGGTGCCTTGCCCGGCCTGGGCCGCGCCAGCCAACGCGCGGCCTGGCTGAGCCTGTGCCCCGACCCGAACCTGATCCTGGGGCTGGCCGCGCTGGTGCCGCCGGCGCAGATCGACGCGGGCGCGCTGCTGGCCCGGCGCGCCCGCGTGATTCACCAATCGCAAGAGTACTACTATCGCCAGCCGCCGCCGATCGTGCGTGGCTGGCGGCAATACCTGTACGACGACGCCGGGCGCGCCTACCTCGACGCGATCAACAACGTGGCGCACGTGGGCCACAGCCACCCGCGCGTGGTGGCCGCTGCCGCGCGCCAGATGGCGCTGCTCAACACCAACTCGCGCTTCTTATACCCCAGCATCGTCGAATACGCCGAGCGGCTGGTCGCACGCCTGCCCGAGCCGCTGCGGGTGGTCTTTTTCGTCTGCACTGGCAGTGAAGCCAACGACCTGGCGCTGCGGCTGGCGCGCGCCTACACCGGCCAGCACGACGTGATCGTGATCGATGGCGAGTACCACGGCAACACCAGCGCAGTCGACGAGATCAGCACCTCGCTGCTCGACAACCCGGCCGCCAAGCACACCCGCCCGTGGGTGCATGCCGTGCTGCGCCCGAACACATACCGCGGCCCGTATGGCGCGAGCGACCCCGACTGCGCCGCGAAGTACGCCGCCGAGGTGCAGCTGGCCGCCGCGCGTGTGGCGGCGCAGGGCCGCGGTGTGGCGGCCTTCGTTAGCGAGAGCCTGCTCGGCTCGTCGGGCGGGGTGGACCTGCCGCCCGGCTACCTGGCGGCGGCCTACGCTGCCGTGCGCGCGCATGGCGGCGTGTGCATCGCCGACGAGGTGCAGGTGGGCTTTGGGCGCATGGGCACGCACTTCTGGGCCTTCGAGACGCAGGGCGTGGTGCCCGAGATCGTCACGCTGGGCAAGCCGATCGGCAATGGCCACCCGCTCTCGGCCGTGGTCACCACCCCGGCGGTGGCCGCAGCCTTTCGCAACACCACCAGCTACTTCAACACCTACGCCGGCAACCCGGTGTCGTGCGCGGTGGGCATGGCTGTGCTCGACGTGATCGAGCAGGAAGGGCTCCAGGCCAACGCGCTGGCCGTCGGCGCCTACCTCAAAGCCGCGCTACACGAGCTGGCCAGCCGCCACGAGCAGCTCGGCGCGGTGTACGGCCAGGGGTTATACCTGGGCGCCGAGCTGGTGCGCGACCGCGCCGGCAAAGTGCCGGCCACGGCGGCGGCCATGCGGGTGGCCGAGCGCATGCGCGAGCTTGGCGTGATCGTCTACCCGACCGGCGACGACTACAACATTCTGAAGATCAAGCCGCCGCTGGTGTTTGCGCGGGCCGACGCCGACTATTTCGTGGCGATGCTCGACCGTGCGTTGGGCGATGAGTAGGCGCAGCCGTGCCGAGTAGAGCCTACCTGCTTGGTACGTCGTGTATAATACATCCGTGCAAACTATCACGAGCACCCCACAAACAGCGCCGGCCCGCCCGCCCGCGAACCTGCCGCCGCTCAAGATCCACCCACGCCGGCGCTTTCTGCGCATCTCGTGGTACTTTCTGGGCGTGATCGTCCACGTGTTCCTGTTCGACATTCTGCTGAGCCGGACGTGGCTTACGCGCTGGTACTCGCGCCGCAGCGCTATGCGCCGCTGGGTCGGGATCGCGCGGCGCTTTCGCGGGCTGGCCGCGCAGATGGGCGGCGTGCTGATTAAGCTCGGCCAGTTCCTCAGCTCGCGCGCCGATATTCTGCCGATTCAGATCACCGACGAGCTGGCCGGCTTGCAGGACGAAGTGCCGCCGGCGCCGCTGGCCTACATTCTGGCCATCCTGGTCGAAGAGCTTGGCGCCGACCCGGCCGACCTGTTCGCCGAGTTTTCGCCCGCACCGGTGGCGGCCGCCTCGCTTGGCCAGGTATTCTTTGGCACACTGCACGACGGCCGCGAGGTGGCGGTCAAGGTGCAGCGCCCGCGCATCGACGAGATCGTCGAAGTCGATCTGCGCGCGGTCGAGTGGGCGGTGCGTGTGGTGCGGCACTACCCGGCCATCCGGCGCCGCGCCGACCTGCTGCGGCTGTTCGAGGAATTCAAGCGCGTGCTGATCGAGGAGCTCGACTACCTGCAAGAGGCGCGCAATGCCACGATCATTCGCGCGAACCTGGCGCAGGTGCCAGGCGTGTATGTGCCCGAGCCGTACGCCGAGCTATCGACCCGGCGCGTGCTGATCATGGAGCGGATCAGCGGGATTAAGATCAACGATATCGAAGGACTCGATCGCGCCGGCATCGATCGTAACGAGCTGGCCCAGCGCTTCTACCGCGCCTATTTGCAGCAGTGGTTTCTCGATGGTGTGTTCCACGCCGACCCGCACCCCGGCAATTTGTTTGTGCGCGTCGAAGGCCCACCCCCAGCGCAGACCAACGGCGTGCGGCCGGGCGCGCCATGCACGCTGATCTTTATCGATTTCGGCATGGTCGGCCGGCTCGGCGCGCGGGCCATGGAGTCGCTGCGCGAGGGCACTGTGGCTGTGGCCACCAACGACGCGGTGCGGTTTGTGCAGGCGCTCGATACGCTC
The sequence above is drawn from the Candidatus Kouleothrix ribensis genome and encodes:
- a CDS encoding AarF/ABC1/UbiB kinase family protein, which codes for MYNTSVQTITSTPQTAPARPPANLPPLKIHPRRRFLRISWYFLGVIVHVFLFDILLSRTWLTRWYSRRSAMRRWVGIARRFRGLAAQMGGVLIKLGQFLSSRADILPIQITDELAGLQDEVPPAPLAYILAILVEELGADPADLFAEFSPAPVAAASLGQVFFGTLHDGREVAVKVQRPRIDEIVEVDLRAVEWAVRVVRHYPAIRRRADLLRLFEEFKRVLIEELDYLQEARNATIIRANLAQVPGVYVPEPYAELSTRRVLIMERISGIKINDIEGLDRAGIDRNELAQRFYRAYLQQWFLDGVFHADPHPGNLFVRVEGPPPAQTNGVRPGAPCTLIFIDFGMVGRLGARAMESLREGTVAVATNDAVRFVQALDTLGVILPGADRRPIVQAAQILFRHTYDRSIRELTSSAMVEDVFGEVEHLVRDLPFQMPQDLIYLGRAVSMVSGMTTTLEPDINLFDTLRPFAEELVSREAREGDWLGRTRKELTSAGQLLATLPRQMDDYYKAANRGELQMRVDLSRLERGMRRVERATSRLSGGIIATGLFIGGVLLQINGFAAETRWAWGAAAVVMLWTLWPRGER
- a CDS encoding aminotransferase, with the protein product MSMFDQRAAACPQFSTDEASALVRERYGLDPAAITSLGSFQDQNFKLSTADGRVFVLKIANSATAPAELELQGHALAHLATRDPAFPTPRNIPTLGGELITPAEQSGTVYLARLLTFVPGQMLAQATRAPDTALLAAIGGFAGALTRRLADFDYPAPAMPSQWDLRHAPAVVREFLPHVALPEHRALIERFLARYEAAALPRLARLRTSMIHGDITSYNLLVERDQAGALVIGGLVDFGDMMRSYTIGELAVSIAETALDGLRDPLALAAPMVAGFHQAVALDDDELAVLFDMVCMRRCVVAVSIAQQLSLEPGNAYVRALSAHDWPVLQQLHGIAPALALAVFRQACGREPHPSGAAVRGWLAEQRGSFSPIVPSELLAGAAVLDLSIGAAGLHGGAWASPGGLRAAIAQQAGAQAGLGRYAEVRLPYAAPGPDEPCALHLGADLCVPAGTPVSAPLGGIVEQVSADEIILRHQPADAIMFFTRYARVRPAAQLVAGAAVAAGQPIARVATASPDLPLPAHVHLQIGCEPPGGALPGLGRASQRAAWLSLCPDPNLILGLAALVPPAQIDAGALLARRARVIHQSQEYYYRQPPPIVRGWRQYLYDDAGRAYLDAINNVAHVGHSHPRVVAAAARQMALLNTNSRFLYPSIVEYAERLVARLPEPLRVVFFVCTGSEANDLALRLARAYTGQHDVIVIDGEYHGNTSAVDEISTSLLDNPAAKHTRPWVHAVLRPNTYRGPYGASDPDCAAKYAAEVQLAAARVAAQGRGVAAFVSESLLGSSGGVDLPPGYLAAAYAAVRAHGGVCIADEVQVGFGRMGTHFWAFETQGVVPEIVTLGKPIGNGHPLSAVVTTPAVAAAFRNTTSYFNTYAGNPVSCAVGMAVLDVIEQEGLQANALAVGAYLKAALHELASRHEQLGAVYGQGLYLGAELVRDRAGKVPATAAAMRVAERMRELGVIVYPTGDDYNILKIKPPLVFARADADYFVAMLDRALGDE